One part of the Arabidopsis thaliana chromosome 4, partial sequence genome encodes these proteins:
- a CDS encoding F-box/RNI-like superfamily protein (F-box/RNI-like superfamily protein; CONTAINS InterPro DOMAIN/s: F-box domain, cyclin-like (InterPro:IPR001810), F-box domain, Skp2-like (InterPro:IPR022364), Leucine-rich repeat 2 (InterPro:IPR013101); BEST Arabidopsis thaliana protein match is: F-box/RNI-like superfamily protein (TAIR:AT3G58920.1); Has 35333 Blast hits to 34131 proteins in 2444 species: Archae - 798; Bacteria - 22429; Metazoa - 974; Fungi - 991; Plants - 531; Viruses - 0; Other Eukaryotes - 9610 (source: NCBI BLink).) gives MDRINGLSDDIICHILSLLSFKEATSTSVLSMRWRYLFAFRPNLCLDDQEVGGGDSFIDFVDRVLVVTGNFPIRRISIKCRMSIDTGHVTRWMVDVLEHGVSYLDIDIISEDDIGFVPLEIFTCKTLVELKLARGFYAMVPDYVSLPSLKTLFLSSIWFCNRDCCPLGRLLSACPVLEELTIIGGCWQHIEFCRTVSSSTLKKLTITSSFHYEYWGITIDTPSLAYLEYSDLVPRHFPFVNLESLVEAKLALDLCSDSNPTNLIKGLRNVEVLELSSGYTSQILYDFREAIPVLSKLFRLSIKSNSRHYYIWNLLPILLEKSPKLETLVIKV, from the exons ATGGATAGGATCAACGGTCTATCAGATGATATTATTTGCCACATTCTATCTCTCCTTTCGTTCAAAGAGGCCACCTCTACATCTGTCCTCTCAATGCGATGGCGTTATTTGTTTGCCTTCAGACCAAATCTCTGTTTAGATGATCAAGAAGTGGGTGGAGGAGACAGTTTCATCGATTTTGTGGACAGAGTATTGGTTGTGACAGGTAATTTCCCCATAAGGAGAATCTCAATAAAATGTCGTATGAGTATCGACACCGGTCATGTCACCCGCTGGATGGTTGACGTGCTGGAACATGGTGTCTCATATCTTGATATTGACATAATTTCCGAAGACGACATCGGTTTCGTGCCTCTTGAGATCTTCACTTGCAAGACATTGGTTGAGCTGAAACTCGCAAGAGGATTTTATGCCATGGTTCCTGATTATGTTTCTCTTCCATCGCTTAAGACTCTCTTTCTTAGTTCCATTTGGTTCTGTAACAGGGATTGTTGCCCTTTGGGAAGGCTTCTTTCTGCTTGCCCTGTGCTTGAGGAATTAACCATTATTGGTGGGTGCTGGCAACATATAGAATTTTGTCGCACCGTCTCCTCTTCGACCCTTAAGAAACTTACTATTACGTCTTCTTTTCACTATGAATATTGGGGCATCACTATCGATACACCGAGTCTTGCCTACTTAGAATACTCTGATCTAGTTCCAAGACACTTTCCGTTTGTGAATCTTGAATCCCTTGTCGAAGCTAAGCTCGCTCTTGATCTATGTTCTGATAGCAATCCAACAAATCTGATTAAGGGGTTAAGAAATGTTGAGGTCTTGGAGTTATCATCTGGTTATACTAGTCAG ATATTATATGATTTCCGTGAAGCAATCCCAGTGTTGAGCAAGTTGTTTCGTTTATCTATTAAAAGTAATTCAAGACACTACTACATTTGGAATCTTCTGCCAATACTTCTAGAAAAGTCTCCAAAACTAGAGACTCTCGTCATCAAGGTATAA
- a CDS encoding F-box/RNI-like superfamily protein (F-box/RNI-like superfamily protein; CONTAINS InterPro DOMAIN/s: F-box domain, cyclin-like (InterPro:IPR001810), F-box domain, Skp2-like (InterPro:IPR022364), FBD-like (InterPro:IPR006566), Leucine-rich repeat 2 (InterPro:IPR013101); BEST Arabidopsis thaliana protein match is: F-box/RNI-like superfamily protein (TAIR:AT3G58920.1); Has 1904 Blast hits to 1860 proteins in 24 species: Archae - 0; Bacteria - 0; Metazoa - 0; Fungi - 0; Plants - 1904; Viruses - 0; Other Eukaryotes - 0 (source: NCBI BLink).), producing MDRINGLSDDIICHILSLLSFKEATSTSVLSMRWRYLFAFRPNLCLDDQEVGGGDSFIDFVDRVLVVTGNFPIRRISIKCRMSIDTGHVTRWMVDVLEHGVSYLDIDIISEDDIGFVPLEIFTCKTLVELKLARGFYAMVPDYVSLPSLKTLFLSSIWFCNRDCCPLGRLLSACPVLEELTIIGGCWQHIEFCRTVSSSTLKKLTITSSFHYEYWGITIDTPSLAYLEYSDLVPRHFPFVNLESLVEAKLALDLCSDSNPTNLIKGLRNVEVLELSSGYTSQILYDFREAIPVLSKLFRLSIKSNSRHYYIWNLLPILLEKSPKLETLVIKGPLSADRYEREYGLSCPVKVLEITEYGGKYEELEQMEHFLKKLPCLELVKVRASAINDKEKSRITKDLLMVPRSSNCNIKLKFC from the exons ATGGATAGGATCAACGGTCTATCAGATGATATTATTTGCCACATTCTATCTCTCCTTTCGTTCAAAGAGGCCACCTCTACATCTGTCCTCTCAATGCGATGGCGTTATTTGTTTGCCTTCAGACCAAATCTCTGTTTAGATGATCAAGAAGTGGGTGGAGGAGACAGTTTCATCGATTTTGTGGACAGAGTATTGGTTGTGACAGGTAATTTCCCCATAAGGAGAATCTCAATAAAATGTCGTATGAGTATCGACACCGGTCATGTCACCCGCTGGATGGTTGACGTGCTGGAACATGGTGTCTCATATCTTGATATTGACATAATTTCCGAAGACGACATCGGTTTCGTGCCTCTTGAGATCTTCACTTGCAAGACATTGGTTGAGCTGAAACTCGCAAGAGGATTTTATGCCATGGTTCCTGATTATGTTTCTCTTCCATCGCTTAAGACTCTCTTTCTTAGTTCCATTTGGTTCTGTAACAGGGATTGTTGCCCTTTGGGAAGGCTTCTTTCTGCTTGCCCTGTGCTTGAGGAATTAACCATTATTGGTGGGTGCTGGCAACATATAGAATTTTGTCGCACCGTCTCCTCTTCGACCCTTAAGAAACTTACTATTACGTCTTCTTTTCACTATGAATATTGGGGCATCACTATCGATACACCGAGTCTTGCCTACTTAGAATACTCTGATCTAGTTCCAAGACACTTTCCGTTTGTGAATCTTGAATCCCTTGTCGAAGCTAAGCTCGCTCTTGATCTATGTTCTGATAGCAATCCAACAAATCTGATTAAGGGGTTAAGAAATGTTGAGGTCTTGGAGTTATCATCTGGTTATACTAGTCAG ATATTATATGATTTCCGTGAAGCAATCCCAGTGTTGAGCAAGTTGTTTCGTTTATCTATTAAAAGTAATTCAAGACACTACTACATTTGGAATCTTCTGCCAATACTTCTAGAAAAGTCTCCAAAACTAGAGACTCTCGTCATCAAG GGTCCATTGTCCGCTGATAGATATGAACGAGAATATGGATTGTCATGTCCTGTGAAAGTATTGGAGATAACTGAGTATGGAGGAAAATATGAAGAGCTAGAGCAAATGGAACATTTCTTAAAGAAACTGCCATGTCTTGAGCTTGTCAAAGTTCGTGCTTCTGCAATAAACGACAAGGAAAAGTCTCGTATCACCAAAGATCTGCTAATGGTTCCTAGATCGTCCAATTGCAATATCAAGCTCAAGTTTTGTTAG
- a CDS encoding Ubiquitin C-terminal hydrolases superfamily protein yields MKGEREVKNGVSEEEREVKRKRVMERSDSPPPPLVAKGEGNGNKVKGEAQEEVDDDEDDDVSKGKGKHSRHVEVRRDCPYLDTVNRQVLDFDFERFCSVSLSNLNVYACLVCGKYFQGRSQKSHAYTHSLEAGHHVYINLLTEKVYCLPDSYEINDPSLDDIRHVLNPRFSRAQVNELDKNRQWSRALDGSDYLPGMVGLNNIQKTEFVNVTIQSLMRVTPLRNFFLIPENYQHCKSPLVHRFGELTRKIWHARNFKGQVSPHEFLQAVMKASKKRFRIGQQSDPVEFMSWLLNTLHMDLRTSKDASSIIHKCFQGELEVVKEFQGNENKEISRMSFLMLGLDLPPPPLFKDVMEKNIIPQVALFDLLKKFDGETVTEVVRPKLARMRYRVIKSPRYLMFHMVRFKKNNFFKEKNPTLVNFPVKDMELRDYIPSLPRAPEGENVCSKYNLIANIVHDGKPEDGYFRVFVQRKSQELWYEMQDLHVAETLPQMVELSEAYMQIYEQEEE; encoded by the exons atgaAAGGTGAAAGAGAAGTTAAGAATGGTGTTtctgaggaagagagagaagtgaagaggaagagagtgaTGGAACGGTCTGATTCACCACCTCCACCACTAG TTGCGAAAGGGGAGGGAAATGGTAACAAAGTGAAAGGAGAAGCTCAAGAAGAGGTCGATgacgacgaagatgatgatgtctcGAAGGGTAAGGGAAAGCATTCACGCCATGTTGAAGTTCGCCGTGATTGTCCTTATCTTGATACCGTTAATCGTCAG GtgttggattttgattttgagaggTTTTGCTCTGTGTCCTTGTCAAATCTGAATGTGTATGCGTGTCTTGTTTGTGGGAAGTACTTCCAAGGAAGAAGCCAGAAGTCTCATGCTTATACACATAGCTTGGAAGCAGGACACCACGTTTACATCAATCTTCTGACAGAGAAGGTTTATTGTCTTCCTGATAGTTACGAGATCAATGACCCTTCTTTGGATGACATTCGCCATGTTTTAAACCCAAG GTTTAGTAGAGCACAAGTAAACGAGCTTGACAAGAATAGGCAGTGGTCTAGGGCTCTTGATGGCTCCGACTATCTTCCAGGAATG GTGGGGTTGAACAACATACAAAAGACAGAGTTTGTGAATGTTACAATCCAGTCGTTGATGAGAGTTACTCCTCTAAGGAATTTCTTCCTCATTCCTGAAAATTATCAGCACTGCAAGTCTCCTCTTGTTCACCGTTTTGGGGAACTAACTCGCAAGATTTGGCATGCTCGAAACTTTAAAGGACAA GTGAGTCCACATGAATTCTTGCAAGCTGTCATGAAAGCCAGCAAGAAACGGTTTAGGATTGGCCAACAATCAGATCCAGTAGAGTTTATGTCGTGGCTCCTCAACACTTTGCACATGGATCTTAGAACTTCAAAGGACGCCAGCAGTATCATCCACAAGTGCTTCCAG GGTGAGTTGGAGGTTGTGAAAGAGTTTCAAGgcaatgaaaacaaagaaatctcCAGGATGTCTTTTCTGATGCTCGGTCTAGATTTGCCACCGCCTCCTCTTTTCAAAGATGTCATGGAGAAAAACATTATTCCGCAG GTTGCTCTATTTGATTTATTGAAGAAGTTTGATGGAGAAACTGTGACAGAGGTGGTTCGGCCTAAGCTGGCCAGAATGAGATACCGTGTAATCAAATCTCCTCGTTACTTGATGTTCCATATGGTTCGGTTCAAGAAGAATAACTTCTTCAAAGAGAAGAACCCTACCTTGG TTAACTTCCCAGTGAAGGACATGGAGCTGAGGGATTACATACCATCATTGCCTAGAGCACCAGAAGGCGAGAATGTGTGTTCAAAGTATAATCTAATCGCTAACATTGTACATGATGGTAAGCCTGAGGACGGATACTTCAGAGTCTTTGTGCAGCGCAAGTCACAAGAACTATG GTACGAGATGCAGGATCTTCATGTTGCAGAGACACTTCCCCAGATGGTAGAACTATCGGAAGCATACATGCAGATATATGAGCAGGAGGAGGAATAG
- the MRB1 gene encoding transmembrane protein, putative (DUF3537) gives MATNGSSEHLLPETTRPSAIINKQQPEFPASRFTFMSLVLWFDQSNFGTALLSWSVFFLLVVIVPLISHFLLVCSDCDFHHRRPYDVIVQLSLSIFAGISFVSLSIWSRKFGMRRFLFLDKLWDVSDKVRIEYEAEIQRSLKRLMIFVLPSLTLEATYRIWWYISGFNQIPYIINPILSHVVACTLQLSSWLYRNSLFIIVCILYKITCHLQTLRLDDFARCFASEITDVRSALGEHQKIRRNLRIVSHRFRRFILLSLILVTATQFMALLTTTRASVAVNIYEVGELALCSLSLVTGVFICLRSATKITHKAQSVTSLAAKWNVCATVDSFDHLDGETPTGSIIESQVSLRGNAIETSDDEEGEGDDDLDNTKIHPIYANTISYQKRQALVTYLENNKAGITVYGFLVDRSWLNTIFGIELALLLWLLNKTIGILA, from the exons ATGGCGACGAACGGATCGTCGGAGCATCTTCTCCCGGAGACGACAAGACCAAGCGCGATcatcaacaaacaacaacCGGAGTTTCCTGCATCACGATTCACGTTCATGTCCCTCGTGCTCTGGTTCGACCAGTCAAATTTCGGTACGGCTCTGCTTTCGTGGTCCGTTTTCTTCCTTCTCGTCGTCATCGTTCCTTTGATCTCTCACTTCTTGCTCGTTTGCTCCGACTGCGATTTCCATCACCGACGTCCGTACGACGTTATTGTGCAGCTTTCGTTATCGATTTTCGCAGGAATCTCGTTCGTTAGCTTATCGATTTGGTCGAGAAAATTTGGGATGCGACGGTTTTTGTTCCTTGATAAGCTTTGGGATGTTAGCGACAAAGTTAGAATCGAATACGAAGCTGAAATTCAG AGATCACTAAAACGGCTAATGATCTTCGTCCTCCCATCACTAACACTCGAAGCAACCTACAGAATCTGGTGGTACATCTCTGGCTTCAACCAGATTCCTTACATCATCAATCCTATTCTTAGCCACGTCGTCGCTTGCACTCTCCAGCTCTCTTCTTGGCTTTACCGTAACTCCTTATTCATCATTGTCTGCATTCTCTACAAAATCACATGTCATCTACAAACTCTTCGTCTTGATGACTTCGCTCGTTGCTTCGCTTCTGAGATCACTGACGTTAGATCAGCTCTCGGCGAGCATCAAAAGATTCGTCGTAATTTGAGGATTGTTAGTCATCGATTCAGGAGAtttattcttttgtctttgattCTTGTTACTGCTACTCAGTTCATGGCTTTGCTTACTACTACGAGAGCTAGTGTTGCTGTTAATATCTATGAAGTTGGCGAACTCGCG TTATGTTCGTTGAGTTTGGTTACAGGAGTATTCATATGTTTGAGAAGTGCAACGAAGATAACTCACAAAGCTCAATCTGTAACCAGCCTTGCAGCTAAATGGAACGTTTGCGCAACAGTTGACTCGTTTGATCATCTTGATGGCGAAACTCCTACTGGTTCCATTATTGAATCTCAAGTTTCCCTACGCGGCAATGCGATAGAGACgtctgatgatgaagaaggagaaggagacgATGATCTCGATAATACCAAGATACATCCCATCTATGCCAATACAATTTCTTACCAAAAACGTCAAGCTCTAG TGACGTATCTAGAGAACAACAAAGCTGGGATCACTGTGTATGGATTCCTTGTAGATAGATCATGGTTGAATACGATTTTCGGGATTGAGCTCGCTCTTCTACTATGGTTGCTCAATAAAACAATCGGTATATTGGCTTAA
- the MRB1 gene encoding transmembrane protein, putative (DUF3537) (MEMBRANE RELATED BIGGER1 (MRB1); FUNCTIONS IN: molecular_function unknown; INVOLVED IN: regulation of cell division, organ growth; LOCATED IN: plasma membrane; EXPRESSED IN: 24 plant structures; EXPRESSED DURING: 15 growth stages; CONTAINS InterPro DOMAIN/s: Protein of unknown function DUF3537 (InterPro:IPR021924); BEST Arabidopsis thaliana protein match is: Protein of unknown function (DUF3537) (TAIR:AT4G03820.1); Has 30201 Blast hits to 17322 proteins in 780 species: Archae - 12; Bacteria - 1396; Metazoa - 17338; Fungi - 3422; Plants - 5037; Viruses - 0; Other Eukaryotes - 2996 (source: NCBI BLink).), which produces MATNGSSEHLLPETTRPSAIINKQQPEFPASRFTFMSLVLWFDQSNFGTALLSWSVFFLLVVIVPLISHFLLVCSDCDFHHRRPYDVIVQLSLSIFAGISFVSLSIWSRKFGMRRFLFLDKLWDVSDKVRIEYEAEIQRSLKRLMIFVLPSLTLEATYRIWWYISGFNQIPYIINPILSHVVACTLQLSSWLYRNSLFIIVCILYKITCHLQTLRLDDFARCFASEITDVRSALGEHQKIRRNLRIVSHRFRRFILLSLILVTATQFMALLTTTRASVAVNIYEVGELALCSLSLVTGVFICLRSATKITHKAQSVTSLAAKWNVCATVDSFDHLDGETPTGSIIESQVSLRGNAIETSDDEEGEGDDDLDNTKIHPIYANTISYQKRQALVTYLENNKAGITVYGFLVDRSWLNTIFGIELALLLWLLNKTIVNIP; this is translated from the exons ATGGCGACGAACGGATCGTCGGAGCATCTTCTCCCGGAGACGACAAGACCAAGCGCGATcatcaacaaacaacaacCGGAGTTTCCTGCATCACGATTCACGTTCATGTCCCTCGTGCTCTGGTTCGACCAGTCAAATTTCGGTACGGCTCTGCTTTCGTGGTCCGTTTTCTTCCTTCTCGTCGTCATCGTTCCTTTGATCTCTCACTTCTTGCTCGTTTGCTCCGACTGCGATTTCCATCACCGACGTCCGTACGACGTTATTGTGCAGCTTTCGTTATCGATTTTCGCAGGAATCTCGTTCGTTAGCTTATCGATTTGGTCGAGAAAATTTGGGATGCGACGGTTTTTGTTCCTTGATAAGCTTTGGGATGTTAGCGACAAAGTTAGAATCGAATACGAAGCTGAAATTCAG AGATCACTAAAACGGCTAATGATCTTCGTCCTCCCATCACTAACACTCGAAGCAACCTACAGAATCTGGTGGTACATCTCTGGCTTCAACCAGATTCCTTACATCATCAATCCTATTCTTAGCCACGTCGTCGCTTGCACTCTCCAGCTCTCTTCTTGGCTTTACCGTAACTCCTTATTCATCATTGTCTGCATTCTCTACAAAATCACATGTCATCTACAAACTCTTCGTCTTGATGACTTCGCTCGTTGCTTCGCTTCTGAGATCACTGACGTTAGATCAGCTCTCGGCGAGCATCAAAAGATTCGTCGTAATTTGAGGATTGTTAGTCATCGATTCAGGAGAtttattcttttgtctttgattCTTGTTACTGCTACTCAGTTCATGGCTTTGCTTACTACTACGAGAGCTAGTGTTGCTGTTAATATCTATGAAGTTGGCGAACTCGCG TTATGTTCGTTGAGTTTGGTTACAGGAGTATTCATATGTTTGAGAAGTGCAACGAAGATAACTCACAAAGCTCAATCTGTAACCAGCCTTGCAGCTAAATGGAACGTTTGCGCAACAGTTGACTCGTTTGATCATCTTGATGGCGAAACTCCTACTGGTTCCATTATTGAATCTCAAGTTTCCCTACGCGGCAATGCGATAGAGACgtctgatgatgaagaaggagaaggagacgATGATCTCGATAATACCAAGATACATCCCATCTATGCCAATACAATTTCTTACCAAAAACGTCAAGCTCTAG TGACGTATCTAGAGAACAACAAAGCTGGGATCACTGTGTATGGATTCCTTGTAGATAGATCATGGTTGAATACGATTTTCGGGATTGAGCTCGCTCTTCTACTATGGTTGCTCAATAAAACAATCG TGAATATACCATGA
- a CDS encoding Ubiquitin C-terminal hydrolases superfamily protein (Ubiquitin C-terminal hydrolases superfamily protein; FUNCTIONS IN: ubiquitin thiolesterase activity, zinc ion binding; INVOLVED IN: ubiquitin-dependent protein catabolic process; LOCATED IN: intracellular; CONTAINS InterPro DOMAIN/s: Zinc finger, C2H2-like (InterPro:IPR015880), Zinc finger, UBP-type (InterPro:IPR001607), Peptidase C19, ubiquitin carboxyl-terminal hydrolase 2 (InterPro:IPR001394); BEST Arabidopsis thaliana protein match is: Ubiquitin C-terminal hydrolases superfamily protein (TAIR:AT4G22350.2); Has 3604 Blast hits to 3114 proteins in 212 species: Archae - 0; Bacteria - 0; Metazoa - 2060; Fungi - 575; Plants - 445; Viruses - 0; Other Eukaryotes - 524 (source: NCBI BLink).) encodes MKGEREVKNGVSEEEREVKRKRVMERSDSPPPPLGFNNPLLPLANTYDDDDEEEENEQKKSQARGNGVAKGEGNGNKVKGEAQEEVDDDEDDDVSKGKGKHSRHVEVRRDCPYLDTVNRQVLDFDFERFCSVSLSNLNVYACLVCGKYFQGRSQKSHAYTHSLEAGHHVYINLLTEKVYCLPDSYEINDPSLDDIRHVLNPRFSRAQVNELDKNRQWSRALDGSDYLPGMVGLNNIQKTEFVNVTIQSLMRVTPLRNFFLIPENYQHCKSPLVHRFGELTRKIWHARNFKGQVSPHEFLQAVMKASKKRFRIGQQSDPVEFMSWLLNTLHMDLRTSKDASSIIHKCFQGELEVVKEFQGNENKEISRMSFLMLGLDLPPPPLFKDVMEKNIIPQVALFDLLKKFDGETVTEVVRPKLARMRYRVIKSPRYLMFHMVRFKKNNFFKEKNPTLVNFPVKDMELRDYIPSLPRAPEGENVCSKYNLIANIVHDGKPEDGYFRVFVQRKSQELWYEMQDLHVAETLPQMVELSEAYMQIYEQEEE; translated from the exons atgaAAGGTGAAAGAGAAGTTAAGAATGGTGTTtctgaggaagagagagaagtgaagaggaagagagtgaTGGAACGGTCTGATTCACCACCTCCACCACTAGGTTTCAACAATCCTCTTCTGCCGTTGGCTAATACttacgatgatgatgatgaggaagaggagaacGAGCAGAAGAAATCGCAAGCTCGTGGTAATGGAGTTGCGAAAGGGGAGGGAAATGGTAACAAAGTGAAAGGAGAAGCTCAAGAAGAGGTCGATgacgacgaagatgatgatgtctcGAAGGGTAAGGGAAAGCATTCACGCCATGTTGAAGTTCGCCGTGATTGTCCTTATCTTGATACCGTTAATCGTCAG GtgttggattttgattttgagaggTTTTGCTCTGTGTCCTTGTCAAATCTGAATGTGTATGCGTGTCTTGTTTGTGGGAAGTACTTCCAAGGAAGAAGCCAGAAGTCTCATGCTTATACACATAGCTTGGAAGCAGGACACCACGTTTACATCAATCTTCTGACAGAGAAGGTTTATTGTCTTCCTGATAGTTACGAGATCAATGACCCTTCTTTGGATGACATTCGCCATGTTTTAAACCCAAG GTTTAGTAGAGCACAAGTAAACGAGCTTGACAAGAATAGGCAGTGGTCTAGGGCTCTTGATGGCTCCGACTATCTTCCAGGAATG GTGGGGTTGAACAACATACAAAAGACAGAGTTTGTGAATGTTACAATCCAGTCGTTGATGAGAGTTACTCCTCTAAGGAATTTCTTCCTCATTCCTGAAAATTATCAGCACTGCAAGTCTCCTCTTGTTCACCGTTTTGGGGAACTAACTCGCAAGATTTGGCATGCTCGAAACTTTAAAGGACAA GTGAGTCCACATGAATTCTTGCAAGCTGTCATGAAAGCCAGCAAGAAACGGTTTAGGATTGGCCAACAATCAGATCCAGTAGAGTTTATGTCGTGGCTCCTCAACACTTTGCACATGGATCTTAGAACTTCAAAGGACGCCAGCAGTATCATCCACAAGTGCTTCCAG GGTGAGTTGGAGGTTGTGAAAGAGTTTCAAGgcaatgaaaacaaagaaatctcCAGGATGTCTTTTCTGATGCTCGGTCTAGATTTGCCACCGCCTCCTCTTTTCAAAGATGTCATGGAGAAAAACATTATTCCGCAG GTTGCTCTATTTGATTTATTGAAGAAGTTTGATGGAGAAACTGTGACAGAGGTGGTTCGGCCTAAGCTGGCCAGAATGAGATACCGTGTAATCAAATCTCCTCGTTACTTGATGTTCCATATGGTTCGGTTCAAGAAGAATAACTTCTTCAAAGAGAAGAACCCTACCTTGG TTAACTTCCCAGTGAAGGACATGGAGCTGAGGGATTACATACCATCATTGCCTAGAGCACCAGAAGGCGAGAATGTGTGTTCAAAGTATAATCTAATCGCTAACATTGTACATGATGGTAAGCCTGAGGACGGATACTTCAGAGTCTTTGTGCAGCGCAAGTCACAAGAACTATG GTACGAGATGCAGGATCTTCATGTTGCAGAGACACTTCCCCAGATGGTAGAACTATCGGAAGCATACATGCAGATATATGAGCAGGAGGAGGAATAG